The proteins below come from a single Chryseobacterium bernardetii genomic window:
- a CDS encoding glucoamylase family protein encodes MKRTLLSIAVTSLFFAYSCKNAQAPKPETVKNNGVKSTITDEQLMDKVQKDALKYFWDYAEPNSFLGRERYHEDDIYPDNDKHVITTGGSGFGLATLLVGVERGFIPRKEAVKRLTHMMDFLAKADRHKGAWSHWINGETGKTVPFGKKDNGGDLVETAFLTSGILMVREYFKNGNTEEKALAAKCDELWKGIQWNWYTKGGEKVLYWHWSPEYQWEMNFPLEGYNECLITYILAASSPTYSIDAETYYKGWTRNGTYLTDKTKYGLPLYVKHNYAEEYGGPLFWAQYSYIGLDPTGLSDKLVKNYFDINKNQTLIDYKYCVENPKQWKGYGPNYWGLTAGYTRNEDGSTGYTAHMPGNDNGVITPTAALSSFPYTPKESMNFLRFIYTQKPEFIGSAGPYDATSINYNNWFTPRYLAIDQGTIAPMIENYRTGFLWKLFMNAPEIQQGLKKLSFQSSKYGIK; translated from the coding sequence ATGAAAAGGACCCTATTGTCAATTGCCGTAACTTCTTTATTCTTTGCCTATTCCTGTAAAAATGCTCAGGCTCCAAAACCGGAAACCGTAAAAAATAATGGAGTTAAAAGTACCATTACGGATGAACAGCTGATGGATAAAGTGCAGAAAGATGCATTGAAATATTTTTGGGACTATGCAGAACCCAATTCGTTCTTGGGAAGAGAACGTTATCATGAAGATGATATTTATCCTGATAATGATAAACACGTTATTACAACGGGAGGCTCAGGGTTTGGACTGGCAACTTTACTGGTAGGAGTAGAAAGAGGATTCATTCCAAGAAAAGAAGCTGTAAAAAGGCTGACCCATATGATGGATTTCCTTGCTAAGGCCGATCGTCACAAAGGTGCATGGTCACACTGGATCAATGGTGAAACCGGAAAAACAGTTCCTTTCGGAAAGAAAGATAATGGTGGAGACCTCGTAGAAACAGCATTCCTTACTTCAGGAATATTAATGGTGCGTGAATACTTTAAAAACGGAAATACAGAAGAAAAAGCTCTGGCAGCAAAATGTGATGAACTTTGGAAAGGAATTCAGTGGAACTGGTATACCAAAGGCGGGGAAAAAGTATTGTACTGGCACTGGTCACCGGAATACCAATGGGAAATGAATTTTCCGTTAGAAGGCTATAATGAATGTCTGATCACTTATATCCTTGCTGCATCTTCACCTACCTATTCCATAGATGCCGAAACTTATTATAAAGGCTGGACCAGAAACGGAACCTACCTTACAGACAAAACAAAATACGGATTACCTCTGTATGTAAAACATAACTATGCCGAAGAATACGGCGGGCCGCTTTTCTGGGCCCAATATTCATACATCGGGCTTGATCCTACAGGGTTATCGGATAAACTGGTGAAAAACTATTTCGATATTAATAAAAATCAAACCCTTATTGATTATAAATACTGCGTTGAAAACCCGAAACAATGGAAAGGTTATGGCCCGAACTATTGGGGGCTAACAGCAGGATACACAAGAAATGAAGATGGAAGTACAGGCTATACCGCCCACATGCCGGGTAATGACAATGGAGTGATTACCCCTACAGCTGCTTTGAGCAGTTTCCCGTATACCCCAAAAGAATCCATGAATTTTCTTAGGTTTATATACACACAAAAGCCTGAGTTCATTGGATCTGCAGGACCTTATGATGCAACATCCATCAATTATAACAATTGGTTCACACCAAGATACCTTGCCATCGATCAGGGAACAATAGCACCAATGATTGAAAATTACAGAACCGGCTTTCTTTGGAAGCTGTTTATGAATGCTCCCGAAATTCAACAGGGATTAAAAAAACTGAGTTTTCAGTCCTCAAAATATGGAATAAAGTAA
- a CDS encoding RagB/SusD family nutrient uptake outer membrane protein produces the protein MKKNKILLISLMLLGSVTAVQSCSDDFIDVSPSESMTINDLEKFNNNNGATYFVNSIYAKFLDWNMSTFAWIGVTSIISDDADKGSTAGDNGSDKDILDALNITATTPSFKELFASNYQGINRCNEALKYIPQLDKASPELRKRLLGEAKFLRAFMYFTLVRSFGGVPLIDRVPVLGNEDDKKMQLTRVSKDEIYAFIEKDLKDAIEALPPKSAYGSTDVGRASVGAAHALLAKVYLYQKKWQLAVEQCNLVTGYSLTPNFIDIYKVSGENNAESIFEIQGSGSDAGRAIQQYSKVQGARGSGGWGWGFATPTQGLYDAYTAEGDSIRRDATIIHRDMTLYDGRKVPATVENKYYNYKAYSSAFYDKDATDTNIRYLRYAEVLLIKAEALNELGQTSDAIPLLNEVRKRANIAPTAATSQADVRVAIWKERRLELAFEHDRWFDLVRTGQAQAAMAADGGKKFIVGKHELFPLPQDFIMEAGGLSQQNPGY, from the coding sequence ATGAAAAAAAATAAGATACTGTTAATTTCTTTAATGTTATTAGGTTCTGTAACAGCTGTTCAGAGCTGTAGTGATGATTTTATTGATGTATCACCTTCTGAATCGATGACGATTAATGACCTTGAGAAATTTAATAACAACAATGGAGCTACTTACTTTGTTAATTCCATCTATGCGAAGTTTTTAGATTGGAATATGAGTACTTTTGCATGGATTGGGGTAACTTCCATCATTTCAGATGATGCAGATAAAGGATCCACAGCAGGAGACAACGGATCTGATAAAGATATTCTGGATGCTTTGAATATTACTGCTACAACTCCTTCTTTTAAAGAACTATTTGCTTCTAACTATCAAGGAATTAATAGATGTAATGAAGCTTTAAAATATATTCCGCAACTTGATAAAGCAAGCCCGGAATTACGTAAAAGGTTATTAGGCGAAGCGAAATTTCTTAGAGCATTTATGTACTTTACACTCGTAAGGTCTTTTGGAGGCGTTCCTTTAATAGACCGCGTTCCTGTTCTTGGAAATGAAGATGATAAGAAAATGCAGCTTACAAGAGTTTCTAAGGACGAAATATATGCATTTATTGAGAAAGATTTAAAAGATGCCATAGAAGCATTGCCTCCTAAATCTGCTTATGGCTCCACAGATGTAGGGAGAGCTTCAGTAGGAGCAGCTCATGCATTATTGGCTAAAGTATATCTTTACCAGAAAAAATGGCAGTTGGCTGTTGAACAGTGTAATCTGGTTACTGGGTATTCATTGACACCTAATTTTATTGATATCTATAAAGTTTCAGGAGAAAATAATGCCGAGTCTATCTTTGAAATTCAGGGATCGGGAAGTGATGCAGGCAGGGCGATACAGCAATACAGTAAGGTACAGGGTGCCAGAGGTTCCGGAGGATGGGGCTGGGGATTTGCAACACCAACCCAGGGACTTTATGATGCTTATACAGCAGAAGGAGATTCTATAAGAAGAGACGCTACTATCATTCATAGAGATATGACACTATATGATGGAAGAAAAGTTCCTGCAACTGTAGAGAATAAATATTACAATTATAAAGCATATTCATCAGCATTTTATGATAAAGATGCTACAGATACCAATATCCGTTATTTAAGATATGCAGAAGTCTTATTAATTAAAGCAGAAGCTCTTAATGAACTGGGGCAAACCAGTGATGCTATTCCGTTACTGAACGAGGTAAGAAAAAGAGCTAATATAGCACCAACTGCAGCTACTTCACAAGCAGATGTAAGAGTTGCAATATGGAAAGAAAGAAGATTAGAGCTGGCTTTCGAGCACGACAGATGGTTTGATCTTGTAAGAACAGGTCAGGCACAAGCTGCAATGGCTGCAGATGGAGGAAAAAAATTCATCGTTGGAAAGCATGAATTATTCCCACTTCCTCAGGATTTCATTATGGAAGCAGGAGGACTGTCTCAGCAAAACCCAGGATATTAA
- a CDS encoding SusC/RagA family TonB-linked outer membrane protein — MKQSNLKYPCLIAVLYFGMNVNAQVTKDSAKVQKIDEVVMIGYGSRKKVDNTTSISSISAEEVTKTKVLNASQAIQGKAAGVQITASDMPGSTPSVLIRGLGTVTGGRSPLYVVDGMFLENINNINSNDILTYDILKDAAALAIYGNRAANGVIIITTKTGKGKLSVSYDGLVGVRTPLKTVKMANASEFAAYNNTALGMNRFSTNQPVNTDWFKEITRTGVYNQHNLSVSGSSETVKYFFSLSNYDEQSILRGTDYNRATIRSNNEFKIAKGITLQQNFSVAFTKTTPKPFNAFTTAYKQSPMVPVYYPSGQFGMPYVNTTTGIVDYSGNKFNDVTNPVSQLLLNNEQNKNTLLQGGLKLDIDILKGLKFTSQFNGEYSNYKAYNFRDEVAIWLSEDPTRVASGFSNTNPYNTLENTREDYYNWSLTNYLTYNKKFGVHDLEATIGTETTVRNGIDQLIVKRKNLLLNDQNYWNIKDTNYVNNVQTLNSVKYDRNTTVSYFARAQYKLMNRYLLSATIRRDGSSQFAAGQKWGTFPSFGAGWVITEEDFMKDSFFDLLKLRGGWGKLGNQRVPLNYLPLSSGTAYNYGFGNANPVSNGITVNKGFDPVLGWEVTEETSAGLDFGMFNKRLTGSIDAYNRETNNLILGITNYITSGQSDTYYSHVGAVRNRGLEFSLNWADKVGENWSYSLGANYSYNQNKLTRVDTQKNIAQLSGGDLGNGQWTKLFNGSTVGQALGSFYLWEYDGLDANGNMKYKDLNGNGVTGRADAGDRKYFDSYIPKSTLGINVSLSYKNWDFAANGYGAFGFKVYNGKKAQRSTSTNIEASVAGNYWTPANTNAGNPAPSTEIPIASTYFLESGDFFRINNISIGYTIKNVVDYVKSVKFYVSAINPLIWQKYTGYSTELSGYNPTDAKTEGDPYKMAGVELNAYPTLRSFVFGVNVNF; from the coding sequence ATGAAACAAAGTAATTTAAAGTATCCATGTCTCATCGCTGTTTTATACTTCGGGATGAACGTGAATGCACAGGTTACAAAAGATTCTGCCAAAGTTCAGAAGATTGACGAGGTAGTCATGATCGGATATGGTAGCCGTAAGAAAGTGGATAATACAACATCCATCAGCTCCATCAGTGCAGAAGAAGTAACCAAAACCAAAGTTTTGAATGCCTCCCAGGCTATTCAGGGGAAAGCAGCAGGGGTGCAGATTACCGCTTCTGATATGCCTGGATCTACACCATCTGTATTAATCAGGGGGCTAGGAACGGTAACTGGAGGAAGATCACCATTATATGTGGTTGATGGAATGTTCCTTGAAAATATCAATAATATCAATTCTAATGATATTCTTACCTATGATATTCTTAAAGATGCTGCTGCCTTGGCCATCTATGGAAATAGGGCTGCAAATGGGGTTATTATTATTACAACCAAAACAGGAAAAGGAAAACTAAGTGTTTCCTATGATGGGCTGGTAGGAGTGAGAACTCCTTTAAAGACTGTTAAGATGGCGAATGCTTCTGAGTTCGCAGCGTATAATAATACAGCACTTGGAATGAATAGGTTTTCTACAAATCAGCCAGTGAACACGGATTGGTTCAAAGAAATTACAAGAACAGGAGTTTATAATCAACATAACCTTTCTGTTTCAGGATCTTCAGAAACTGTAAAATATTTCTTTAGCTTAAGTAATTATGATGAACAATCTATCTTGAGAGGAACAGATTATAACAGAGCTACCATTAGATCTAATAATGAATTCAAAATTGCGAAAGGAATTACATTACAGCAGAATTTTAGTGTAGCTTTTACCAAAACTACTCCAAAACCGTTTAATGCCTTTACTACAGCGTATAAACAGTCCCCAATGGTTCCGGTTTACTATCCTTCAGGTCAATTTGGGATGCCTTATGTAAATACAACTACGGGTATTGTAGATTATTCAGGGAATAAGTTTAATGATGTAACCAACCCGGTTAGCCAATTACTGCTTAATAATGAACAGAATAAAAATACCCTACTGCAAGGTGGATTGAAATTAGATATAGATATTCTTAAAGGATTAAAATTCACCTCACAGTTTAATGGTGAATATTCTAATTATAAAGCTTATAACTTTAGAGATGAAGTTGCAATATGGCTTTCAGAAGATCCAACGAGAGTAGCAAGTGGCTTCTCAAATACAAATCCATACAATACACTGGAAAATACAAGAGAAGATTACTATAACTGGTCTTTAACAAATTACCTGACCTATAATAAAAAGTTCGGAGTTCATGACCTTGAAGCAACCATAGGTACGGAAACTACGGTAAGAAATGGTATTGACCAACTGATTGTTAAAAGAAAGAATCTGCTTTTAAATGATCAGAACTATTGGAATATCAAGGATACTAATTATGTGAATAATGTTCAGACACTTAATTCTGTAAAATATGACAGGAATACAACGGTTTCTTATTTTGCCAGAGCTCAGTATAAACTAATGAACCGTTATTTGTTAAGTGCAACAATAAGACGTGATGGTTCCTCACAGTTTGCAGCCGGCCAAAAATGGGGTACTTTCCCATCATTTGGGGCAGGATGGGTGATTACTGAAGAAGATTTTATGAAAGACAGTTTCTTTGATCTATTGAAATTAAGAGGAGGTTGGGGTAAACTTGGAAATCAAAGAGTACCTTTAAATTACCTTCCTTTAAGCTCTGGAACAGCTTACAATTATGGGTTCGGAAATGCCAATCCTGTAAGTAATGGTATTACAGTAAATAAAGGTTTTGACCCGGTTCTAGGCTGGGAAGTTACTGAAGAAACTTCTGCAGGATTAGATTTTGGAATGTTTAATAAAAGATTAACAGGTAGCATTGATGCCTATAACAGAGAAACAAACAATCTTATTCTGGGAATTACTAATTATATCACGTCAGGGCAGTCGGATACATATTATTCTCATGTAGGTGCTGTAAGAAACAGAGGGTTGGAGTTTTCATTAAACTGGGCTGATAAAGTTGGAGAAAACTGGTCGTATTCTTTGGGAGCTAATTACTCTTATAACCAGAATAAACTTACCAGGGTAGATACACAGAAAAATATTGCTCAGTTATCAGGAGGTGATCTTGGCAACGGGCAATGGACAAAGCTTTTTAATGGTTCTACGGTAGGACAGGCGTTGGGAAGTTTTTATTTATGGGAATATGATGGGCTTGATGCCAATGGAAATATGAAATATAAAGATCTTAATGGAAATGGCGTTACAGGACGTGCTGATGCAGGAGACAGAAAATATTTCGATTCTTATATTCCAAAATCAACCTTAGGAATTAATGTTTCTTTAAGCTATAAAAACTGGGATTTTGCGGCAAACGGTTATGGGGCATTTGGGTTTAAAGTTTATAATGGTAAAAAAGCTCAGAGATCAACCAGTACAAATATAGAAGCTTCAGTAGCAGGTAATTATTGGACTCCTGCCAATACAAATGCAGGAAATCCGGCTCCTTCTACAGAAATTCCAATCGCTTCAACATACTTTCTTGAGTCCGGAGATTTCTTTAGAATCAATAATATCTCAATTGGATATACCATCAAAAATGTTGTAGACTATGTAAAATCTGTGAAATTCTACGTAAGTGCCATCAATCCGTTAATATGGCAGAAATATACAGGATATTCCACAGAATTATCAGGATATAATCCTACAGATGCAAAAACAGAAGGAGATCCTTATAAAATGGCAGGGGTAGAATTGAATGCCTATCCTACTTTAAGATCTTTTGTATTCGGTGTAAATGTAAACTTTTAG
- a CDS encoding DUF4197 family protein translates to MKKYIIAAALIIGTGAVITTTVQSCTTLATSDMGLSIIKRMLLNGIDKGMGVYTNKEAFLQNNMVDKALPKQLREINSMLEKIAPSLVAKERDYIAQAAAYTVNTSRPILQGAVNSLNAQDVTRIIEGTTATQILKEKTSQQLIAAIAPKVDEKLNEYGIVKTINTALAGSNFLGNLLGGNTNTVNAGGLSQLASEQLVAGLFNIIEDYEHQNSKSLLGPFGK, encoded by the coding sequence ATGAAAAAATATATCATTGCAGCGGCTCTTATAATTGGAACCGGTGCTGTTATTACCACCACTGTACAATCTTGTACAACCTTGGCCACTTCGGATATGGGCCTTTCGATTATTAAAAGAATGTTACTCAATGGTATTGATAAAGGAATGGGCGTTTATACCAATAAAGAAGCCTTTTTACAAAACAACATGGTAGACAAGGCTCTTCCTAAACAACTCAGGGAAATAAACTCTATGCTGGAAAAAATTGCACCGTCACTGGTGGCTAAAGAAAGAGATTATATTGCCCAGGCTGCTGCCTATACTGTAAATACATCGAGACCTATCCTACAGGGTGCTGTAAACAGTTTAAACGCTCAGGATGTAACCCGGATTATTGAAGGTACCACTGCTACACAAATCCTAAAGGAGAAAACATCTCAACAGCTTATTGCCGCAATCGCTCCGAAAGTGGATGAAAAACTGAATGAATATGGCATTGTAAAAACCATCAACACTGCTTTGGCAGGAAGCAATTTCCTGGGCAACCTTCTGGGAGGAAACACCAATACAGTAAACGCAGGCGGATTGAGCCAGCTGGCATCTGAACAACTGGTAGCCGGACTCTTCAACATCATTGAAGATTACGAACATCAGAACTCCAAGTCCCTTCTAGGACCATTTGGAAAATAG